A region from the Hirundo rustica isolate bHirRus1 chromosome 20, bHirRus1.pri.v3, whole genome shotgun sequence genome encodes:
- the TMEM268 gene encoding transmembrane protein 268 isoform X1: protein MAQKSQTGGTEKNDSSLLYCKSDSKDGALQWVTEPPQGRVLLVLSMDNTCPTSSFDMDLCAQKLQSLGVQVPMDPWRRLIQEGVLRPQVRRYLFYSSRGFQIAMAVVFYISLWTNLYSTLQLCSLGHSWGAGVLVTLVALALTVLVILVMDCHQRKLNVNTDVRLAAVNEIFIKHSIILGITDVLDGPHSILQLWFVHFSPERCLQALTAHIAHLQGTQAGWRHRLNKLCVVMDVAVQPELGMEEEAPCEESPLLSSGVTLNKAPVTCNELLHLIPEGPPEAVAQQLLVIFSGCYVRLLVTGRLPGAGAGGHLGPSSVPCLCQFIQTTVLHTPHSWARRPEGAGKHHSGAIPTHQGGEAVGHRREL, encoded by the exons ATGGCCCAGAAAAGCCAGACTGGTGGAACCGAGAAAAATGACTCCTCCCTCCTGTACTGCAAGAGTGATTCCaaggatggagccctgcagTGGGTGACAG AACCCCCCCAAGGCcgggtgctgctggtgctcagcATGGACAACACCTGCCCCACCTCCTCCTTCGACATGGACCTCTGTGCCCAGAAGCTGCAGTCCCTCGGGGTCCAG GTGCCGATGGATCCGTGGAGGAGGCTGATCCAGGAGGGTGTCCTGAGGCCACAAGTGAGACGGTACCTGTTCTACAGCTCCAGGGGCTTCCAGATCGCCATGGCTGTG GTTTTCTACATCTCTCTCTGGACAAACCTTTACTCCACTCTCCAGCTGTGTTCCCTGGGACACTCCTGGGGGGCTGGCGTGCTGGTGACGCTGGTGGCCCTGGCTCTCACTGTCCTGGTGATCCTGGTCATGGATTGTCACCAGAGGAAG CTGAACGTGAACACAGATGTGAGGCTGGCAGCTGTCAATGAAATCTTTATCAAACACAGCATAATCCTGGGGATTACAGATGTCCTGGATGGGCCACACAGCATCCTACAA ctgtggtttgtgcACTTCAGTCCCGAGCGCTGCCTCCAGGCCCTGACAGCCCACATCGCTCACCTGCAGGGGACACAG gcAGGCTGGAGGCACAGGCTGAACAAGCTCTGTGTGGTCATGGACGTGGCGGTTCAGCCcgagctggggatggaggaggaggctccATGTGAAGAATCCCCTCTTTTATCCAGCGGGGTGACCCTGAATAAAGCCCCTGTGACCTGCAACGAGCTCCTGCACCTCATCCCCGAGGGCCCACCCGAG GCCgtggcccagcagctcctggtgatCTTCAGTGGGTGCTACGTGCGGCTCCTGGTGACGGGCCGGCTCcctggggccggggcagggggaCACCTGGGCCCCAGCAGCGTTCCCTGTCTCTGCCAGTTCATCCAGACCACCGTGCTGCACACCCCCCACAGCTGGGCCAGGCGACCAGAGGGGGCTGGAAAACACCACAGTGGAGCCATCCCCACACACCAGGGTGGAGAAGCCGTGGGGCACAGAAGGGAGCTGTAA
- the TMEM268 gene encoding transmembrane protein 268 isoform X2 — MAVLHIRASCYLLVSSPEPPQGRVLLVLSMDNTCPTSSFDMDLCAQKLQSLGVQVPMDPWRRLIQEGVLRPQVRRYLFYSSRGFQIAMAVVFYISLWTNLYSTLQLCSLGHSWGAGVLVTLVALALTVLVILVMDCHQRKLNVNTDVRLAAVNEIFIKHSIILGITDVLDGPHSILQLWFVHFSPERCLQALTAHIAHLQGTQAGWRHRLNKLCVVMDVAVQPELGMEEEAPCEESPLLSSGVTLNKAPVTCNELLHLIPEGPPEAVAQQLLVIFSGCYVRLLVTGRLPGAGAGGHLGPSSVPCLCQFIQTTVLHTPHSWARRPEGAGKHHSGAIPTHQGGEAVGHRREL; from the exons ATGGCTGTGCTGCACATCAGAGCATCCTGTTATCTCCTGGTATCATCTCCTG AACCCCCCCAAGGCcgggtgctgctggtgctcagcATGGACAACACCTGCCCCACCTCCTCCTTCGACATGGACCTCTGTGCCCAGAAGCTGCAGTCCCTCGGGGTCCAG GTGCCGATGGATCCGTGGAGGAGGCTGATCCAGGAGGGTGTCCTGAGGCCACAAGTGAGACGGTACCTGTTCTACAGCTCCAGGGGCTTCCAGATCGCCATGGCTGTG GTTTTCTACATCTCTCTCTGGACAAACCTTTACTCCACTCTCCAGCTGTGTTCCCTGGGACACTCCTGGGGGGCTGGCGTGCTGGTGACGCTGGTGGCCCTGGCTCTCACTGTCCTGGTGATCCTGGTCATGGATTGTCACCAGAGGAAG CTGAACGTGAACACAGATGTGAGGCTGGCAGCTGTCAATGAAATCTTTATCAAACACAGCATAATCCTGGGGATTACAGATGTCCTGGATGGGCCACACAGCATCCTACAA ctgtggtttgtgcACTTCAGTCCCGAGCGCTGCCTCCAGGCCCTGACAGCCCACATCGCTCACCTGCAGGGGACACAG gcAGGCTGGAGGCACAGGCTGAACAAGCTCTGTGTGGTCATGGACGTGGCGGTTCAGCCcgagctggggatggaggaggaggctccATGTGAAGAATCCCCTCTTTTATCCAGCGGGGTGACCCTGAATAAAGCCCCTGTGACCTGCAACGAGCTCCTGCACCTCATCCCCGAGGGCCCACCCGAG GCCgtggcccagcagctcctggtgatCTTCAGTGGGTGCTACGTGCGGCTCCTGGTGACGGGCCGGCTCcctggggccggggcagggggaCACCTGGGCCCCAGCAGCGTTCCCTGTCTCTGCCAGTTCATCCAGACCACCGTGCTGCACACCCCCCACAGCTGGGCCAGGCGACCAGAGGGGGCTGGAAAACACCACAGTGGAGCCATCCCCACACACCAGGGTGGAGAAGCCGTGGGGCACAGAAGGGAGCTGTAA
- the TMEM268 gene encoding transmembrane protein 268 isoform X3, with protein MDNTCPTSSFDMDLCAQKLQSLGVQVPMDPWRRLIQEGVLRPQVRRYLFYSSRGFQIAMAVVFYISLWTNLYSTLQLCSLGHSWGAGVLVTLVALALTVLVILVMDCHQRKLNVNTDVRLAAVNEIFIKHSIILGITDVLDGPHSILQLWFVHFSPERCLQALTAHIAHLQGTQAGWRHRLNKLCVVMDVAVQPELGMEEEAPCEESPLLSSGVTLNKAPVTCNELLHLIPEGPPEAVAQQLLVIFSGCYVRLLVTGRLPGAGAGGHLGPSSVPCLCQFIQTTVLHTPHSWARRPEGAGKHHSGAIPTHQGGEAVGHRREL; from the exons ATGGACAACACCTGCCCCACCTCCTCCTTCGACATGGACCTCTGTGCCCAGAAGCTGCAGTCCCTCGGGGTCCAG GTGCCGATGGATCCGTGGAGGAGGCTGATCCAGGAGGGTGTCCTGAGGCCACAAGTGAGACGGTACCTGTTCTACAGCTCCAGGGGCTTCCAGATCGCCATGGCTGTG GTTTTCTACATCTCTCTCTGGACAAACCTTTACTCCACTCTCCAGCTGTGTTCCCTGGGACACTCCTGGGGGGCTGGCGTGCTGGTGACGCTGGTGGCCCTGGCTCTCACTGTCCTGGTGATCCTGGTCATGGATTGTCACCAGAGGAAG CTGAACGTGAACACAGATGTGAGGCTGGCAGCTGTCAATGAAATCTTTATCAAACACAGCATAATCCTGGGGATTACAGATGTCCTGGATGGGCCACACAGCATCCTACAA ctgtggtttgtgcACTTCAGTCCCGAGCGCTGCCTCCAGGCCCTGACAGCCCACATCGCTCACCTGCAGGGGACACAG gcAGGCTGGAGGCACAGGCTGAACAAGCTCTGTGTGGTCATGGACGTGGCGGTTCAGCCcgagctggggatggaggaggaggctccATGTGAAGAATCCCCTCTTTTATCCAGCGGGGTGACCCTGAATAAAGCCCCTGTGACCTGCAACGAGCTCCTGCACCTCATCCCCGAGGGCCCACCCGAG GCCgtggcccagcagctcctggtgatCTTCAGTGGGTGCTACGTGCGGCTCCTGGTGACGGGCCGGCTCcctggggccggggcagggggaCACCTGGGCCCCAGCAGCGTTCCCTGTCTCTGCCAGTTCATCCAGACCACCGTGCTGCACACCCCCCACAGCTGGGCCAGGCGACCAGAGGGGGCTGGAAAACACCACAGTGGAGCCATCCCCACACACCAGGGTGGAGAAGCCGTGGGGCACAGAAGGGAGCTGTAA
- the ATP6V1G1 gene encoding V-type proton ATPase subunit G 1 — translation MASQSQGIQQLLQAEKRAAEKVAEARKRKNRRLKQAKEEAQAEIEQYRLQREKEFKAKEAAALGSHGSCTTEVEKETQEKMSVIQQNFQKNREVVMSQLLSLVCDIKPEIHVNYRING, via the exons ATGGCGAGCCAGTCGCAGggcatccagcagctgctgcaggccgAGAAACGCGCCGCGGAGAAGGTGGCTGAGGCCCGCAAGA ggaagaaCCGGAGGCTGAAGCAGGCCAAGGAGGAGGCCCAGGCAGAGATCGAGCAGTACCGCCTGCAGCGCGAGAAGGAGTTCAAGGCCAAGGAGGCAGCG GCCCTTGGCTCCCATGGCAGCTGCACCACTGAAGTTGAGAAGGAGACTCAGGAGAAGATGAGCGTAATCCAGCAGAACTTCCAGAAGAACCGGGAGGTGGTGATGTCCCAGCTGCTGTCGCTGGTGTGTGACATCAAACCCGAGATCCACGTGAATTATCGCATCAATGGGTag